One genomic window of Microbacterium sp. BH-3-3-3 includes the following:
- the aroC gene encoding chorismate synthase, with protein MLRVLTAGESHGPELIALMEGMPAGVPVSSAQIRAELARRRLGYGRGSRMKFEEDELSLSTGIVHGFTIGSPIALRIGNTEWPKWTEVMSPEPVELSDRSRGRGAALTRPRPGHADLVGMQKYGFDEARPILERASARETAARVALGAIARSFLGELGIRLVSHTLSIGPVRVPDGAALPTPDDVDLLDADPLRCFHADTSAAMVAEVDAAKKDGDTLGGVVEVLAYGLPPGLGSHVQWDRRLDAKLAQAIMSIQAIKGVEVGDGFLTTTRRGSQAHDELFATGEGITRSSDRAGGTEGGMSTGTVLRVRAGMKPIATIPKALRTVDVATGDTAAAHHQRSDVCAVPASGVVAEAMVAITLADSVLEKFGGDNIAETRRNLETYLAHLPETLRTTDASDAALLAHDLA; from the coding sequence ATGCTTCGCGTTCTCACGGCCGGCGAATCCCACGGCCCCGAACTGATCGCCCTCATGGAGGGGATGCCCGCCGGCGTTCCCGTCTCGTCCGCGCAGATCCGCGCCGAACTGGCGCGACGCCGACTGGGCTACGGCCGCGGCTCGCGCATGAAGTTCGAAGAAGACGAACTGTCGCTGTCGACGGGCATCGTGCACGGTTTCACCATCGGCAGCCCCATCGCGCTCCGCATCGGCAACACCGAGTGGCCGAAGTGGACCGAGGTGATGAGCCCCGAGCCCGTCGAGCTGTCGGACCGCTCGCGCGGACGCGGTGCCGCCCTCACGCGCCCGCGCCCGGGCCACGCCGACCTGGTGGGCATGCAGAAGTACGGCTTCGACGAGGCCCGTCCGATCCTCGAGCGCGCGTCGGCCCGTGAGACCGCCGCCCGCGTGGCGCTCGGCGCGATCGCGCGCTCGTTCCTCGGCGAGCTCGGCATCCGCCTCGTCAGCCACACCCTCTCGATCGGCCCCGTGCGCGTTCCCGACGGCGCCGCGCTGCCGACCCCCGACGACGTCGACCTGCTCGACGCCGATCCGCTGCGTTGCTTCCACGCCGACACGAGCGCCGCCATGGTCGCCGAGGTCGACGCCGCGAAGAAGGACGGCGACACGCTCGGCGGCGTCGTCGAGGTGCTCGCCTACGGCCTGCCCCCGGGACTCGGCTCGCACGTGCAGTGGGACCGACGCCTCGATGCCAAGCTCGCCCAGGCGATCATGAGCATCCAGGCGATCAAGGGTGTCGAGGTCGGCGACGGGTTCCTCACGACCACGCGCCGCGGCTCGCAGGCACACGACGAGCTGTTCGCCACCGGCGAGGGCATCACGCGCTCGTCGGACCGCGCGGGCGGCACCGAGGGCGGCATGTCGACCGGCACCGTGCTGCGCGTGCGCGCCGGCATGAAGCCGATCGCGACCATCCCCAAGGCCCTGCGCACGGTCGACGTGGCCACCGGTGACACCGCCGCCGCCCACCACCAGCGTTCCGACGTCTGTGCCGTGCCCGCATCGGGTGTCGTGGCCGAGGCGATGGTGGCGATCACCCTCGCGGACTCGGTGCTCGAGAAGTTCGGCGGCGACAATATCGCCGAGACGCGACGCAACCTCGAGACGTACCTGGCCCACCTGCCCGAGACGCTGCGCACCACCGACGCGTCCGACGCCGCGCTGCTCGCGCATGACCTCGCCTGA
- the alaS gene encoding alanine--tRNA ligase — protein MKTAEIAQRFLDFFEKKNHTIVPSASLVTDDPALLFTVAGMVPFIPYLSGVVPPPYPRAADVQKCIRTNDIEEVGKTPRHGTFFQMLGNWSFGDYFKEDAIRFAWELLTSPESEGGLAFDAKDLWVTVYEEDDEAHDLWRSLTDLPEERIQRLGKDTNYWSTGLPGPAGPCSEIFFDRGPAYGIDGGPATDDDRYVEIWNLVFMQYEITNVRSKYDFDIVGELPAKNIDTGMGLERIAFLKQGVDNMYETDQVRPVLDLAAKLAGKAYGHESHEDDVRLRIVADHVRSSLMLLADGVTPSNEGRGYILRRIMRRAIRSMRLLGVEGATFPELFAASRDAMKESYPEVGTDYARLSAYAIAEEQTFLRTLAAGSAILDQSVVEAKNDGGTTLSGSEAFLLHDTYGFPIDLTLEIAEEAGLSVDRAAFDELMLEQRTRAKADARARKGTIADQSAYREFRALGETVFTGYTELQTESTVLGILIDGRGTDRAAEGQIAEIITAETALYAESGGQVADKGVIVGPGYELEVLDVQRPVPGLVSHTVEVSTGEVSVGARATTVVDALNRHSAQQAHTATHLVHAAIRDTLGKSATQTGSLNRAGYMRFDFSWGAALSPETRTEIEDIANNAVRDNLEVTTRVMSLDEAKAAGAMALFGEKYGDTVRMVDVGGPWSRELCGGTHVARSSEIGLVNLVGEQSVGASNRRVEALVGLDAFRDLAAERAIVSQLSSSLKTPREQLTTRIADLAASLKAAEKKIAAFEAQALSGRLPQLVESAVAVGAVRVVAQSLGEGASADDVRSLALQVRDRLGSDPAVVALASVAGGRATVVVVTNEGARERGLAAGALAKNAAGVLGGGGGGRPDVAQGGGTDAAALPTALEGIVTDVRATAA, from the coding sequence ATGAAAACCGCCGAGATCGCCCAGCGCTTCCTCGACTTCTTCGAGAAGAAGAATCACACGATCGTCCCGTCGGCCTCGCTCGTCACCGACGACCCGGCCCTGCTCTTCACCGTGGCGGGCATGGTGCCGTTCATCCCGTACCTCAGCGGTGTCGTTCCGCCGCCGTACCCCCGGGCCGCCGACGTGCAGAAGTGCATCCGCACCAACGACATCGAAGAGGTCGGCAAGACCCCCCGCCACGGGACGTTCTTCCAGATGCTCGGCAACTGGTCGTTCGGCGACTATTTCAAAGAAGACGCGATCCGCTTCGCCTGGGAACTGCTGACCTCGCCCGAGTCCGAGGGCGGCCTCGCCTTCGACGCGAAGGACCTGTGGGTCACGGTCTACGAAGAGGACGACGAGGCGCACGATCTGTGGCGCTCGCTCACCGACCTGCCCGAGGAGCGCATCCAGCGCCTGGGCAAGGACACGAACTACTGGTCGACCGGTCTTCCCGGTCCCGCCGGTCCCTGCTCCGAGATCTTCTTCGACCGTGGACCCGCGTACGGCATCGACGGCGGCCCCGCCACCGACGACGACCGCTACGTCGAGATCTGGAACCTCGTGTTCATGCAGTACGAGATCACCAACGTGCGCTCGAAGTACGACTTCGACATCGTCGGCGAGCTCCCCGCCAAGAACATCGACACCGGCATGGGCCTCGAGCGCATCGCGTTCCTCAAGCAGGGCGTCGACAACATGTACGAGACCGACCAGGTGCGCCCCGTGCTCGACCTGGCGGCGAAGCTGGCCGGCAAGGCCTATGGCCACGAGTCGCACGAAGACGACGTGCGCCTGCGCATCGTCGCCGACCACGTGCGTTCCTCGCTCATGCTGCTCGCCGACGGTGTCACGCCCTCGAACGAGGGCCGCGGGTACATCCTGCGCCGCATCATGCGCCGCGCCATCCGCTCGATGCGCCTGCTGGGCGTCGAGGGTGCGACCTTCCCCGAGCTGTTCGCCGCCTCGCGCGATGCGATGAAGGAGTCCTACCCCGAGGTCGGCACCGATTACGCGCGCCTCTCGGCCTACGCGATCGCCGAGGAGCAGACCTTCCTGCGCACGCTGGCCGCGGGTTCGGCCATCCTCGATCAGTCCGTCGTCGAGGCGAAGAACGACGGGGGCACGACGCTGTCGGGCTCGGAGGCCTTCCTGCTGCACGACACCTACGGCTTCCCGATCGACCTGACGCTCGAGATCGCCGAAGAAGCCGGCCTGTCCGTCGACCGCGCCGCTTTCGACGAGCTCATGCTCGAGCAGCGCACCCGCGCCAAGGCCGATGCCCGTGCCCGCAAGGGCACCATCGCCGACCAGAGCGCCTACCGCGAGTTCCGCGCGCTCGGCGAGACGGTGTTCACCGGCTACACCGAGCTGCAGACGGAGTCGACGGTGCTCGGCATCCTGATCGACGGCCGCGGCACCGACCGCGCCGCCGAGGGACAGATCGCCGAGATCATCACCGCCGAGACCGCGCTGTACGCCGAGTCGGGTGGCCAGGTCGCCGACAAGGGTGTGATCGTCGGCCCCGGATACGAGCTCGAGGTGCTCGACGTGCAGCGTCCCGTTCCGGGCCTCGTCAGCCACACCGTCGAGGTCAGCACCGGCGAGGTGTCGGTGGGCGCCCGCGCCACGACCGTCGTCGACGCCCTCAACCGCCACTCGGCGCAGCAGGCGCACACCGCCACCCACCTGGTGCACGCCGCGATCCGCGACACGCTGGGCAAGAGCGCCACGCAGACCGGTTCGCTCAACCGCGCGGGCTACATGCGCTTCGACTTCAGCTGGGGCGCCGCACTGTCTCCCGAGACGCGCACCGAGATCGAGGACATCGCCAACAACGCCGTCCGCGACAACCTCGAGGTCACCACGCGCGTGATGTCGCTCGACGAGGCGAAGGCCGCGGGTGCCATGGCGCTGTTCGGTGAGAAGTACGGCGACACGGTGCGCATGGTCGACGTCGGCGGACCGTGGTCGCGCGAGCTCTGCGGTGGCACGCACGTCGCCCGCAGCTCCGAGATCGGCCTGGTCAACCTGGTGGGGGAGCAGTCCGTCGGTGCCTCCAACCGCCGCGTCGAGGCGCTCGTCGGGCTCGACGCGTTCCGCGATCTCGCCGCCGAGCGGGCGATCGTGTCGCAGCTGAGCTCGAGCCTGAAGACGCCGCGCGAACAGCTCACCACCCGCATCGCCGACCTCGCGGCCAGCCTCAAGGCCGCCGAGAAGAAGATCGCCGCGTTCGAGGCGCAGGCCCTGAGCGGTCGTCTGCCGCAGCTCGTCGAGTCGGCCGTCGCGGTCGGCGCCGTGCGGGTCGTCGCCCAGAGCCTCGGCGAGGGAGCGTCGGCCGACGATGTGCGCTCGCTCGCCCTGCAGGTGCGCGACCGACTCGGGTCCGACCCCGCCGTCGTGGCTCTCGCCTCGGTCGCCGGCGGGCGCGCCACGGTGGTCGTCGTGACCAACGAGGGCGCGCGCGAGCGCGGCCTGGCCGCGGGTGCCCTCGCCAAGAACGCCGCGGGCGTGCTCGGCGGTGGGGGTGGCGGACGCCCCGACGTCGCCCAGGGCGGCGGAACGGATGCCGCGGCCTTGCCGACGGCGCTCGAGGGCATCGTCACCGACGTGCGGGCGACCGCCGCGTGA
- the rpsD gene encoding 30S ribosomal protein S4 — protein MTTKSQDRRKVRLSRALGIALTPKAARYLEKRPYAPGEHGRTKRKADSDYAVRLREKQRLREQYGIREKQLRIAFNEARRTDGLTGENLVELLEMRLDALVVRAGFARTTAQARQLVVHRHIMVDGQLVDRPSFRVKPNQMIHVKTKSEGLEPFQVAAAGGHAEVLPPVPGYIEVDLATLQARLLRRPKRAEVPVTCDVQLVVEYYAAR, from the coding sequence GTGACCACGAAGTCTCAGGACCGCCGTAAGGTGCGTCTGTCGCGAGCCCTCGGCATCGCGCTCACCCCCAAGGCCGCCCGCTACCTCGAGAAGCGTCCCTACGCTCCGGGTGAGCACGGTCGCACCAAGCGCAAGGCCGACAGCGACTACGCCGTTCGTCTGCGCGAGAAGCAGCGTCTGCGCGAGCAGTACGGCATCCGCGAGAAGCAGCTGCGCATCGCGTTCAACGAGGCCCGTCGCACCGACGGCCTGACCGGTGAGAACCTGGTCGAGCTGCTCGAAATGCGTCTGGACGCCCTCGTCGTGCGCGCGGGCTTCGCCCGCACCACCGCGCAGGCTCGCCAGCTCGTCGTGCACCGCCACATCATGGTCGATGGCCAGCTCGTGGACCGCCCGTCGTTCCGCGTCAAGCCGAACCAGATGATCCACGTCAAGACCAAGAGCGAGGGCCTCGAGCCCTTCCAGGTCGCCGCCGCCGGTGGGCACGCCGAAGTGCTGCCCCCCGTTCCGGGCTACATCGAGGTCGACCTGGCGACGCTGCAGGCTCGCCTGCTCCGTCGCCCCAAGCGCGCCGAGGTGCCCGTCACGTGTGACGTGCAGCTCGTCGTCGAGTACTACGCCGCCCGCTGA
- a CDS encoding dioxygenase, which translates to MATRGKDRQTREQRERARVYQARLELHERQGRRRRRDTVIGVVVGLAVILGAGAAQTFYFVAGPGAPVPAVTDAPTPAPTAVPETPAPVPTE; encoded by the coding sequence GTGGCGACGCGGGGGAAAGACCGTCAGACACGGGAGCAGCGCGAGCGCGCGCGGGTCTACCAGGCGCGCCTCGAGCTGCACGAACGCCAGGGGCGTCGGCGTCGCCGCGACACCGTGATCGGCGTCGTCGTCGGGCTTGCGGTCATCCTCGGTGCCGGGGCCGCTCAGACGTTCTACTTCGTCGCGGGTCCGGGCGCACCCGTGCCCGCCGTCACCGATGCGCCGACCCCGGCGCCGACGGCCGTTCCCGAGACGCCCGCACCGGTGCCGACGGAGTGA
- a CDS encoding shikimate dehydrogenase translates to MLTDRTRLAVWGDPIAHSRSPRLHAAAYEVLGLDWHYGRERVDEAGFPAALSGLDAEWRGLSLTMPLKHVAARSAVSLDDDARRTGAVNTYLLDADGPRGYNTDVGGLARALDEFGVRAPGVIRVLGAGATATSAVVAAARAGAGVVEVRARRVEAAASLRALGPELGIDVRVRALADAASDGEPVDATIAALPGGTDLGPLAEALASTSGPLVDVVYGGWPTPLAQAWDRAGRPAHDGLTMLLHQALLQVRVFVGGDPSLPVDREDAVLAAMRTALMGD, encoded by the coding sequence ATGCTGACCGATCGCACGCGCCTCGCCGTCTGGGGCGACCCGATCGCGCATTCGCGGTCGCCCCGCCTGCACGCGGCGGCCTACGAGGTGCTCGGGCTCGACTGGCACTACGGCCGCGAACGGGTCGACGAGGCGGGCTTCCCGGCTGCGCTGAGCGGGCTGGATGCCGAATGGCGCGGCCTCTCGCTCACGATGCCGTTGAAGCACGTCGCCGCCCGCAGTGCCGTCTCGCTCGACGACGACGCCCGACGGACCGGGGCGGTGAACACCTACCTGCTCGACGCCGATGGTCCGCGCGGCTACAACACCGACGTGGGCGGGCTCGCGCGCGCGCTCGACGAGTTCGGGGTTCGCGCGCCGGGCGTGATCCGCGTGCTCGGTGCGGGAGCGACCGCCACCTCGGCCGTCGTCGCCGCGGCGCGAGCGGGCGCCGGCGTCGTCGAGGTGCGCGCCCGGCGCGTCGAGGCGGCCGCCTCGCTCCGCGCGCTCGGGCCGGAGCTGGGGATCGACGTGCGCGTCCGTGCCCTCGCCGACGCCGCCTCAGATGGGGAGCCCGTGGATGCCACGATCGCGGCTCTTCCCGGCGGCACCGATCTCGGACCCCTCGCCGAGGCCCTGGCATCCACGTCGGGACCCCTCGTCGACGTCGTCTACGGCGGCTGGCCCACCCCGCTCGCACAGGCGTGGGACCGCGCCGGTCGACCCGCCCACGACGGCCTGACGATGCTGCTGCACCAAGCACTGCTGCAGGTGCGCGTCTTCGTCGGGGGCGACCCCTCGCTCCCCGTGGATCGCGAGGACGCCGTCCTGGCCGCGATGCGCACCGCGCTCATGGGAGACTAG
- the mltG gene encoding endolytic transglycosylase MltG, whose protein sequence is MPENQPPENDPFADLYGRLPDPRTGARPSAASTPDGAEGETLSPRRAAREARRAATGPTATSAADSNASEAPAQGDSTVGDTAAPSSPAPAAGAPDAAPRPVDAPRSVVDAPAPRAATGDAPAPRPAVAAARDDVSAPRAEAPRPTAAAEPPVTRRFDAARRADAPAAPPRSAESPRRASTDVPAARRPDAARRAETPRTTEPSRDREPALVGAGVGASATSASRGPVASGSLEELFTGETTTHDIGSPPPRPPKKRRRIGGWIALGVVLLLLAGIVGGGFALWNTYGTRVQAFFGTSEPIEFDAGQATGEARITIVAGDTGESVSPKLFDAGITKASNSLYKYMLDNSVVFTFQPGIYQLQQQMTSEAVLTALRDPANRLDNSVQLREGLTLNQSLDLISEQIGIPREELTAAAADPSQYGVPAGTLEGWIFPATYDFDEGVTAKDVITRMVQRTIQSLDAAGVPEADRERILTVASIIEREARSSEDFYKVSRVIENRLQPTNQETFGKLEMDSTVQYGAGEMGSGSVSTSTEARNSDNPWNTYMYPGLPVGPIANPGDLAIDAAMKPADGPWLYFVTVNLDTGETVFTSTYSEHEKAVAQWQAWCAANPDGGC, encoded by the coding sequence ATGCCCGAGAACCAGCCTCCCGAGAACGATCCGTTCGCTGATCTGTACGGGCGCCTTCCCGACCCGCGCACGGGCGCACGCCCGTCTGCCGCCTCGACGCCGGACGGTGCCGAGGGCGAGACTCTCTCGCCGCGCCGCGCCGCCCGCGAGGCCCGCCGCGCCGCGACCGGTCCCACCGCCACCTCGGCGGCGGACTCGAACGCGTCGGAAGCCCCCGCGCAGGGCGATTCGACCGTCGGTGACACCGCCGCGCCGTCGTCCCCCGCGCCCGCCGCGGGCGCTCCCGACGCCGCCCCGCGCCCCGTGGACGCCCCGCGATCCGTCGTCGACGCCCCCGCGCCCCGTGCGGCCACCGGCGACGCTCCGGCGCCCCGGCCGGCCGTGGCCGCTGCGCGCGATGACGTCTCCGCGCCGCGCGCCGAGGCTCCCCGCCCGACCGCAGCGGCCGAGCCCCCCGTCACACGGCGCTTCGACGCCGCCCGACGCGCCGATGCCCCCGCCGCCCCCCCGCGTTCCGCCGAGTCGCCGCGCCGCGCGTCGACCGACGTCCCCGCCGCCCGGCGTCCCGACGCCGCTCGCCGTGCCGAGACGCCCCGGACGACCGAGCCGTCGCGCGACCGCGAGCCCGCTCTCGTCGGCGCCGGCGTCGGTGCGTCGGCCACGTCCGCGTCGCGGGGTCCGGTGGCATCCGGATCGCTCGAGGAGCTCTTCACCGGCGAGACCACCACGCACGACATCGGCTCCCCGCCGCCGCGTCCGCCGAAGAAGCGCCGTCGCATCGGCGGCTGGATCGCCCTCGGCGTGGTCCTTCTCCTCCTCGCCGGCATCGTCGGTGGAGGTTTCGCGCTGTGGAACACCTACGGCACGCGCGTGCAGGCGTTCTTCGGCACGAGCGAGCCGATCGAGTTCGACGCCGGTCAGGCGACGGGCGAAGCCCGCATCACGATCGTCGCGGGTGACACCGGCGAGTCGGTCTCGCCGAAGCTCTTCGACGCGGGGATCACCAAGGCCTCGAACTCGCTGTACAAGTACATGCTCGACAACTCCGTCGTCTTCACGTTCCAGCCGGGCATCTACCAGCTCCAGCAGCAGATGACGTCCGAGGCCGTGCTCACGGCGCTCCGCGACCCGGCGAACCGTCTCGACAACTCCGTGCAGCTGCGCGAGGGGCTCACCCTCAACCAGTCGCTCGACCTGATCTCGGAGCAGATCGGCATCCCGCGCGAGGAGCTCACCGCCGCGGCCGCCGATCCCTCGCAGTACGGCGTTCCCGCCGGCACCCTCGAGGGCTGGATCTTCCCCGCCACGTACGACTTCGACGAGGGCGTCACCGCGAAAGACGTCATCACGCGCATGGTGCAGCGCACGATCCAATCGCTCGACGCCGCCGGGGTGCCTGAGGCCGATCGGGAGCGCATCCTCACCGTCGCCTCGATCATCGAGCGCGAGGCGCGCAGCAGCGAGGACTTCTACAAGGTCTCGCGCGTGATCGAGAACCGTCTGCAGCCGACGAACCAAGAGACGTTCGGCAAGCTCGAGATGGACTCCACCGTGCAGTACGGTGCGGGCGAGATGGGTAGTGGCTCGGTGAGCACCTCGACCGAGGCGCGCAACTCCGACAACCCGTGGAACACGTACATGTACCCGGGCCTGCCCGTCGGTCCGATCGCGAACCCCGGCGACCTCGCGATCGACGCGGCCATGAAGCCCGCCGACGGTCCGTGGCTGTACTTCGTGACCGTCAACCTCGACACCGGTGAGACGGTCTTCACCTCGACCTACAGCGAGCACGAGAAGGCCGTCGCCCAGTGGCAGGCGTGGTGCGCGGCGAACCCCGACGGCGGATGCTGA
- a CDS encoding replication-associated recombination protein A — protein MTRASALFQGSTPLAVRMRPVSLDEVAGQGHLLRPGSPLVTLATTDSSASVSAVSVILWGPPGTGKTTLAQAIARSSGRRFVELSAITAGVKDVREVMQEALTQRDLYGQSTILFLDEIHRFTKAQQDALLPGVENGWVVLIAATTENPSFSVISPLLSRSLLLTLRPLGDDDLGALVDRAVTDPRGLAGRVVLDDEARATLVRLASGDARRALTALEAAAAVAGDDGGVAAPVATRAADRDDDDDDDDDESDAGTDDPSRPADDLPVITADHIAQAVDRALLRYDRQGDEHYDVISAFIKSVRGSDPDAAIHYLARMIEAGEDPRFIARRLVISAAEDIGMADPQALQIAVAAADAVAFIGMPEGRIPLAEATVYLATTAKSNAAYNAINAAIADVRAGGFGRVPMHLRDAHYPGAKRLGHGKGYKYAHDSEIGIVTQQYLPDELRGKRYYEPTNHGTERDVSARLEKIRRILDGQ, from the coding sequence GTGACCCGTGCCTCCGCCCTCTTCCAGGGCTCAACCCCGCTCGCGGTGCGAATGCGACCCGTCAGCCTCGACGAGGTCGCCGGCCAGGGTCACCTCCTGCGCCCCGGCTCTCCGCTGGTCACCCTCGCGACCACCGACTCCTCGGCATCCGTCTCGGCGGTGTCGGTCATCCTCTGGGGTCCTCCCGGAACGGGCAAGACCACGCTGGCGCAGGCCATCGCGCGCTCGTCGGGGCGTCGTTTCGTCGAGCTGTCGGCGATCACCGCGGGAGTGAAGGACGTTCGGGAGGTCATGCAAGAGGCGCTGACGCAGCGCGACCTGTACGGACAGTCGACCATCCTCTTCCTCGACGAGATCCACCGGTTCACGAAGGCCCAGCAGGACGCCCTGCTCCCGGGAGTCGAGAACGGGTGGGTCGTGCTCATCGCCGCGACGACCGAGAACCCCTCGTTCTCGGTGATCTCCCCGCTGCTCTCGCGCTCCCTGCTGCTGACGCTGCGCCCCCTGGGCGACGACGACCTCGGCGCCCTCGTCGATCGGGCGGTGACCGACCCGCGCGGGCTCGCGGGGCGCGTCGTGCTCGACGACGAGGCCCGCGCCACGCTGGTGCGGCTGGCATCGGGCGACGCCCGTCGCGCGTTGACCGCCCTCGAGGCCGCCGCCGCGGTCGCCGGTGACGACGGCGGCGTCGCCGCGCCGGTGGCCACCCGTGCCGCCGACCGCGATGACGATGACGACGACGACGACGACGAATCGGATGCCGGGACAGACGACCCCTCGCGTCCCGCCGACGATCTGCCGGTCATCACCGCCGACCACATCGCCCAGGCCGTCGACCGCGCTCTGCTGAGATACGACCGTCAGGGCGACGAGCACTACGACGTGATCAGCGCGTTCATCAAGTCGGTGCGCGGCTCCGACCCCGACGCCGCGATCCACTACCTCGCCCGCATGATCGAAGCGGGGGAGGACCCGCGCTTCATCGCCCGACGCCTCGTCATCTCGGCCGCCGAAGACATCGGCATGGCCGACCCGCAGGCCCTGCAGATCGCCGTCGCCGCGGCCGACGCCGTGGCGTTCATCGGCATGCCCGAAGGGCGCATCCCACTCGCCGAGGCGACCGTGTACCTCGCGACCACGGCCAAGTCCAACGCCGCGTACAACGCCATCAATGCGGCGATCGCCGATGTGCGCGCCGGCGGTTTCGGACGCGTCCCGATGCACCTGCGCGACGCCCACTACCCGGGCGCCAAGCGCCTGGGCCACGGCAAGGGCTACAAGTACGCCCACGACAGCGAGATCGGCATCGTGACGCAGCAGTACCTTCCCGACGAGCTGCGGGGCAAGCGCTACTACGAGCCCACGAACCACGGCACCGAGCGCGACGTCTCGGCACGGCTCGAGAAGATCCGCCGCATCCTCGACGGGCAGTGA
- a CDS encoding shikimate kinase, producing MGAGKTSVGRRVARALGEPFADTDKIVVRDHGPIRDLFLAHGEAHFRALERDAVAEALARGGVVALGGGAVLDPVTRERLHAHRVVLLTVAMHVVASRIHGDERPLLGGEDPVARWQRIFDERRPVYEEAADIVFDTSSGPLARVVDDIVAWARRVPAGETA from the coding sequence ATGGGAGCGGGCAAGACGAGCGTGGGGCGCCGCGTGGCGCGCGCGCTCGGCGAGCCCTTCGCCGACACCGACAAGATCGTCGTACGCGACCACGGGCCGATCCGCGATCTGTTCCTCGCGCACGGAGAGGCCCACTTCCGCGCGCTCGAGCGCGACGCCGTGGCCGAGGCCCTGGCCCGCGGCGGCGTCGTGGCGCTGGGTGGGGGAGCGGTGCTCGACCCCGTGACCCGCGAGCGGCTCCACGCGCACCGCGTCGTGCTCCTCACCGTCGCGATGCACGTCGTGGCGTCGCGGATCCACGGCGACGAGCGACCCCTGCTGGGCGGCGAAGACCCCGTGGCCCGGTGGCAGCGCATCTTCGATGAACGACGGCCCGTGTACGAAGAGGCCGCCGACATCGTGTTCGACACCTCGTCGGGCCCGCTCGCGCGGGTCGTCGACGACATCGTGGCCTGGGCACGCCGTGTGCCGGCCGGAGAGACGGCATGA
- a CDS encoding ATPase encodes MRSLVWFALGIVGGFVAAHMVNKDPRGQEVLAQLDSRIGEFTDHMSDAYRQQETRLSEIIDDVKSVASSAVDKTADAVDDAAAAAKKAASPSD; translated from the coding sequence GTGAGAAGCCTCGTCTGGTTCGCCCTGGGCATCGTCGGCGGATTCGTCGCCGCCCACATGGTCAACAAGGACCCCCGCGGGCAGGAAGTCCTCGCCCAGCTCGACTCGCGCATCGGCGAGTTCACCGATCACATGAGCGACGCGTACCGCCAGCAGGAGACGCGTCTGTCGGAGATCATCGACGACGTCAAGAGCGTGGCCTCCTCGGCGGTCGACAAGACAGCGGACGCCGTCGACGACGCCGCAGCGGCCGCCAAGAAAGCCGCTTCGCCCTCCGACTGA
- the ruvX gene encoding Holliday junction resolvase RuvX, producing MTGFRRGIRLGIDVGRARVGVARSDPDGVLAVPVETVPRKGEPVRRIVELAAEYEAFEVLVGLPLNLRGDDTPSTTDARAFAGALAEALPMPVRLVDERLSTVSAHGVLREAGRSQRASRSIVDQVAAVVLLQQALDVERHSGEPAGPTVSPGQEPA from the coding sequence GTGACGGGATTCCGGCGCGGTATCCGCCTGGGAATCGATGTCGGGCGCGCCCGGGTGGGCGTGGCCCGCTCGGACCCCGACGGCGTGCTCGCCGTGCCCGTCGAGACCGTGCCGCGAAAGGGTGAGCCGGTGCGGCGGATCGTCGAGCTCGCGGCGGAGTACGAGGCGTTCGAGGTGCTGGTCGGCCTGCCGCTGAACCTCCGCGGCGACGACACCCCGTCGACGACCGACGCCCGCGCGTTTGCCGGCGCCCTCGCCGAGGCGTTGCCGATGCCGGTGCGCCTGGTCGACGAGCGTCTGAGCACGGTGTCGGCGCACGGCGTCCTGCGAGAGGCAGGCCGTTCCCAGCGAGCGTCTCGTAGCATTGTGGATCAAGTCGCCGCCGTGGTGCTGCTGCAGCAGGCGCTCGACGTGGAGCGACATTCCGGCGAGCCGGCCGGACCCACCGTCTCACCGGGACAGGAGCCCGCCTGA